The Leptospira harrisiae genome segment GGACTTTGTATTCCAGAACAGTTTGGTGGAATCCAACCAGATGACCGCCCAGATAACATTTCCATGTTAGTGGTAACGGAAGAACTTTCTCGTGGTTCCCTTGGAGCTGCTGGATCTCTTATCACAAGACCAGAAATTATGTCCAAGGCCCTCCTCAAAGGGGGAACAGAAGAACAAAAAAACAAATGGTTACCACTACTTGCTTCCGGTGAAAAATTCGCAGGAATTATGGTAACAGAACCTAACTACGGTTCTGACGTTGCTGGAGTTTCTGTAACTGCAAAAGAAGTAGACGGTGGATTTGTAATCAACGGTGTAAAAACTTGGTGCACATTCGCAGGTTATGCGAACCTCCTACTTATCCTTTGCCGTACAGAATCTGATCCAAGTCTCAAACACAGAGGTCTTTCCATCCTACTGGCTGAAAAACCATCTTTTGATGGCCACGAATTCAATTACAAACAAGACGGCGGCGGAACCATCCAAGGAAAAGCAATCGGAACCATTGGTTACCGAGGAATGCACTCTTACGAAGTTTCTTTCGAAGATTATTTTGTTCCAAAAGAAAACCTTCTTGGTGGGGATGCAGGACGTGGAAAAGGATTCTACTTCCAAATGGAAGGATTTGCCGGTGGACGTATCCAAACCGCAGCTCGTGCTAACGGTGTGATGCAAGCCGCTCTAGAAGCCGCACTTCGTTATTCCCAAGAACGTAAAGTATTCGCAAAACCAATTTACGATTATACTTTAACAAAGTTCAAAATTGCGAAGATGGCAATGATTGTCCAAGCAACTCGCCAGTATACTAACTATGTAGCAACATTACTCGATGAACACAAAGGCCAAATGGAAGCAACACTTGTTAAGTTGTATGCATCCAAAATCGCTGAGTGGGTCACTCGTGAAGCAATGCAAATTCATGGTGGTATGGGTTATGCGGAAGAATATCCAGTATCAAGATATTTTGTTGATGCTCGTGTATTCTCTATCTTTGAAGGTGCGGAAGAAGTAATGGCTCTTCGTGTTGTTGCGAAAGACCTACTTGACCAAGCACTCGCTTCTTAGTTAGAAACTAAGTGTATGTGAGTCGATAGGATTTACAAACTCCATCGGCAAAATAAAGGAAAAGCCCGAGAAATCGGGCTTTTTTTATACCTAAGCCAAAATAATCGGATAGTCTCTTGCTTACGTTAGCATTCTCCAGGTACGTCACAAAACGCATTAATCATAAACAAATATCCATCAAAATTAGTACAGATATTAATGCCTAATTTTCGATAACGCTCAGCATCGGGACTTTTTTCACAAGCAAGAACTGTGGAAACTAAGCATAGATTGGATTTTTTCTTTTCTTTATCACATTTCCCTGTTACATTTGCAATGCCTCGATCGCAATTTGCCAATAGAATCATGGACAATAGAAGAATTAAATATTTGATCATTTTCATATGTAATTTCTCGTGAGTATCAGAAACTAAATTCGATTTTTTGTCAATTAGATTCAGCAGATGACTTCTGTTTTGCGATGTAAAGTTCAATCCTTGTATGGATATTACAAAATAAAGGGAATTGTCCATAAAAATACGCATCGAATGGACAATCCTTGGGAATTGCGTGAGTTTTATGTTATAGATTCGGATGGATATTTGCTGAAATATCGATAAAATTCAGAAGGATAATCTCCTATTCATTTTCATTTTGGAAGTCTAATTTGAGATACAGTAATCTTATTTATTTTACTTTTTTCATTTTTGTTTATGTTTTTAAGATCACACGAAAAGAATTTAGGATAATACAAAACAAAATTTTGAAACTAAACTTAATATGATTCTACGACAAATATTTTATTTTCTTATTTTTTCTGTTTTGAACTTCTCTTGCAAAACACCAATGCCTGAGTTGAGTTCTGAGGCAAAACTTTCCAAAAATAAAATGATATCGATTAGATGGACGACGACAGATCCTATTCTCGCTAAAGTTTTTAATGAAGTTTTTCCTGTTCCACCTGCTATTTTGTTAGATGGGAATGAGAATGTAGCAGATTTGACAACGATTCCGCTCCCAGAACCAGATCCAAAATTTGCACCCAAACCAAAGCAAGAAAAGCCAATCGATCCAAATGAACTACCAAGATGGGATCGCGGATTTGAATTATCTAATATAGATAATCTTACGGTTGTCATTCGAAAAGAAAGTCAAAGGCCATTTTATAGTATCGGAGTGAGTTTACTTGCTTTAACTATGTTATATTATGGCACTATGGAGGCAGAAGCGGAATTAGTTTGGACATCTGGCGAAACAAATCTCTATAGAATTTCTTTTTTATCAACTCATGAAACCATTTGGGCTCCTATGCCTTTTTATATTGGAACTGGATCAAGCATTGTAGGACCTGCTATTAATTCGAATCGTTATCCATCTACACTCCAAAAATACTGTACACAAGAAAAACCTACTAAATTAAGAGAATCCCTCGAACAATCTCAAATAGAAAACTGCAAAGAATATGAAACATTCCTTAAGAGACTCTTCCTTCAAAATTACGACAACATCCATTCGCAATTGAAGGAATGGGAAAAAAGGAACCAAGATTGGTTTCAACCATAACATAGGTATTTTTCATTTGATCCAGTTCCAAAATATAAAATTCATTCGCATAACTTTTTATAAATTATTTGTGTTTTTATCTTTTGCTTTTGTCTCTGGGGTGTATCCATTGCGAGATCTTCATTCCGTTTCCATACCAAAAGAAAATTGGAGTATGGTTTTGTATGGCGGAATCTTTACTACCACAGACCTTATCCCCATCGTATTTCGCCAAAAAACCGACTACAAAGAATCCTATATTGGAAGTTTAGGAATCTCACGACCTTTGGATTACCGTATTCGATGGTTCGATTTTCTCTGGGAAGGAAATGTTACCAAACATTTTGGAGAAATGAATCATTGGGAAGTGAATGGATTTTATATTGTAAAAATTGATCGTATGTACGGTTCTCCTTTCAGTTTGTCGTTAGGCGAAGGACTCTCACTTGCCTCGGAAAATCCAAAATTAGAAAATAAAGCAAAAGGATACTATTTGGATGGATTACAAAAAGATGCCATTGAATCTAGGACTTTGTTGAATTATATGATGGTGGAATTTAGTTCCTATTTGCCATTTGAAAGAAAAACCGAATTGTTTTTACGAGTGCACCACCGGTCAGGTGTATTTGGATTGTATTGCCCACCCGATCCAAATTGTGGTTCCAATTTTGTCAGTTATGGATTTAGAACGGCCTTCTGACATCACTTACAAATTAAATAAAATTCTTGGTGATGTCAATATAGTTGGTCTTAGAAATCTAAGTCAATCAGCGATTGAATTTAGTTTTTTGTTGGTTCTTTGATCCAATCAAATTTTGTATCCTTATGTTTTCCTTCTTCAACTAATGTTTTTAAATTTAAAAGTGATTCATAAGGTGTGTCAGTTAAAACTAAATTGATAACCGATTGTGGTACAGATCCGCCTGGTTCAAAATGAGCTTGGTATTCTACTTTTAGTTTTCCATTTGATTGAGGAATGATTCGCCAAACACCTTCAAAGTTTTCCATTCGAGTGACTCCAGAGGGAGTCGGACGTGCATTGGAATCAAGGCGTTTGATTTTCATTACGGTTGCCAAGGTTTTATCGTTTTGTTCAAATCCCCTGTCCATAATCAAATCTCGATCATTCACTGGCCAAGGTGCACCGTTACGAAGGTACACTATTGATTTTTTTTCTGTGCCAGAAAGTACAGTGAGTTCTTTGCATTGGTGATAAAGATTTTTGCAAGAAGCGGGGTCAGTCAACAGAGCTATGACTTGAGAAATGGACGCATCAATTTCTGTTCGACCTAAAAATTCATCTAAGTTAGAACCTGCAAAAGGACGAGTGAATACTTGGATTCCTTTTTTACGTTTTGACTCCGACCATTCGGCTGATTGGGCAAAGAGTGATGATAGATTTGATAGAAAGGAAATTCCTATCAAAGAAATGATTAGAATTTGTTTTTTTGTCATGGTTACTTACCTATTTGTAGATGGATGAGTGGTCTCACTGTTTCGGCAAAGAATAATGAGGTTGACGATGCCGGCAACAAACTCAATCCATTTTTTCTTCCCGAATTATTTACAGCGAGAATTGCCATGTAATTTCTATTTTTATCGATCCATGGATAGAATCCATTGATTCCAATACTGTGCGAAATTAAATCACGGTCGCATTCTGCGGGTATATCCGTAATGGTACAAAATCGCCAGTTGCCAAGGCCATATTGCCAACGATACCCAAAGGCAGAAAATTGAGAGTATCCAATTTTTGCACCTTGGTACTGGTCTGCTAAAATTTCAGTCACAGAAGTTGTGGAAAGAAAATTGGCAATATTTCCCCCTGCTGCATTTTTTGCGGTCCCATTTGTAAGGAGTGCGTTGATCATTCTTGCATAATGTTCTGGAGAAATTGAAAGGCCATAGGCTCCAGACAGACTCCCATCTGTATCTTCCGCAGATCTAGTATTTCCTTTCCAAACCGCTTGGCTTGCATCCCATCCCAATGGAGTGAGAATGAGTTGCGTGAAAATGGTGTTCCATGTTTTTCCGCATGATACTTCTAACATACGTTGTGCGACTGCCATGTGATTGGAATTGTATTGGAACAAAGCGCCAGGTGTTCCGGTAGATAGATCTCGGATTTCATTGACACAAGTATCTTTTTGTGTACCGGAAGCACCGACTGGTAGTGTAGAAATACAAGTCGCTTGTCCTGAACCATTTCCACCTCCGGCATTCAATCCCGAGGTAAAAGATAATAACTGACGAAGCGTAATTGTTCCCTTTGTCCCAGTCCAACCAAGAATATCTCCCGTAGTCCTACTTAAAGATAAAGTACCACCGGTGGCACAGGTCCCAGTGGTCACTGAACCACAGTTTGCAAAAGTGCCACTATTGGTGTTACAATCTATGGCCCTCATAGCAGTAATTGCAGTTACCCATTTTGATCCAGAAGCAATCGGTCGATAAGTACTGTAATCTAAAACGGATTGTCTCGCATAAATTCTGTTACCTGACTGATCGAATACTTGGAAACTGGCACCTTCGTCCGTTGTTTTTGCGTATTGATCAAAACAACTATCGAGACTAAAACAGGATCCAAAAATTCCGGCAATAAGAACTGATTGAGTGTCCTTATCTGTTGACACAGGTTTTTGACAATTCACTAAAAAAGAAGAAACAAACATTACGAATATTATACAAATTTTTGATTTCATAGTTACCTCATTTAAAAGCGGATTGGTTCCAAAGTGATGATTTTTCCGGTGCGATCCAGGTCGCAGGAGGCAAATTCAGGTAACAATAATGCATCACGCGATACTCCCCCAACAGTCGTTAAACCATCATATATAGAACCCAAAACTAATGCACCTTTGGTACGAATATCTGATTCACACTGTAAAACAGAGGATTCCATAAAAAATTCTTCATCTTCAACTTTTGCAAGATACGAATATAGAATTTTTGCTAGAAAACCATTGATCAGGAGGAGAGGTGAGATGGGTCCTTGGCCACCTTTCATTCCAGATTGTGCTAACCAAAAGGAAGAAGCGGTAGTTTCCGCCTCAAAAATTGCTTCGGAAATCCTTTTTTTGGCCTCTGAACCTTTGATGGCACCATACGTTGGAACACCAATTGCTTCTGTGAGCATACAATTTGTCAGAAAGACAAAGAAAAGAATGGATAGAAAAATTTGTCTCATGAGAATTTTATCCTTAGTATAAAATGAAACGGTCTGTTAACTTTTCCTTTCACCACATGATTCGAATTCCAGA includes the following:
- a CDS encoding acyl-CoA dehydrogenase family protein, whose protein sequence is MTATAVKLEKSQAEKALSAQAALLNEVTKRLAQKNSDNGKVSVSKMDKTQHVFYQLAWMTAQQRVAENFIVYAWDASKGTGEMEQKMALTFAAETVSNIRSELAARPAEYELTYQELFSKLFSDEINVYVEAASKMENYEAIVDKIIDLGHFGAYGLSEDHENFRGIFKDFAENVVVPHAEHVHRHDDLIPQEIINGLKDMGCFGLCIPEQFGGIQPDDRPDNISMLVVTEELSRGSLGAAGSLITRPEIMSKALLKGGTEEQKNKWLPLLASGEKFAGIMVTEPNYGSDVAGVSVTAKEVDGGFVINGVKTWCTFAGYANLLLILCRTESDPSLKHRGLSILLAEKPSFDGHEFNYKQDGGGTIQGKAIGTIGYRGMHSYEVSFEDYFVPKENLLGGDAGRGKGFYFQMEGFAGGRIQTAARANGVMQAALEAALRYSQERKVFAKPIYDYTLTKFKIAKMAMIVQATRQYTNYVATLLDEHKGQMEATLVKLYASKIAEWVTREAMQIHGGMGYAEEYPVSRYFVDARVFSIFEGAEEVMALRVVAKDLLDQALAS
- a CDS encoding START domain-containing protein produces the protein MTKKQILIISLIGISFLSNLSSLFAQSAEWSESKRKKGIQVFTRPFAGSNLDEFLGRTEIDASISQVIALLTDPASCKNLYHQCKELTVLSGTEKKSIVYLRNGAPWPVNDRDLIMDRGFEQNDKTLATVMKIKRLDSNARPTPSGVTRMENFEGVWRIIPQSNGKLKVEYQAHFEPGGSVPQSVINLVLTDTPYESLLNLKTLVEEGKHKDTKFDWIKEPTKN
- a CDS encoding serine hydrolase domain-containing protein; translation: MKSKICIIFVMFVSSFLVNCQKPVSTDKDTQSVLIAGIFGSCFSLDSCFDQYAKTTDEGASFQVFDQSGNRIYARQSVLDYSTYRPIASGSKWVTAITAMRAIDCNTNSGTFANCGSVTTGTCATGGTLSLSRTTGDILGWTGTKGTITLRQLLSFTSGLNAGGGNGSGQATCISTLPVGASGTQKDTCVNEIRDLSTGTPGALFQYNSNHMAVAQRMLEVSCGKTWNTIFTQLILTPLGWDASQAVWKGNTRSAEDTDGSLSGAYGLSISPEHYARMINALLTNGTAKNAAGGNIANFLSTTSVTEILADQYQGAKIGYSQFSAFGYRWQYGLGNWRFCTITDIPAECDRDLISHSIGINGFYPWIDKNRNYMAILAVNNSGRKNGLSLLPASSTSLFFAETVRPLIHLQIGK
- a CDS encoding TIGR04452 family lipoprotein — its product is MRQIFLSILFFVFLTNCMLTEAIGVPTYGAIKGSEAKKRISEAIFEAETTASSFWLAQSGMKGGQGPISPLLLINGFLAKILYSYLAKVEDEEFFMESSVLQCESDIRTKGALVLGSIYDGLTTVGGVSRDALLLPEFASCDLDRTGKIITLEPIRF